The sequence below is a genomic window from Acidimicrobiales bacterium.
CGGGCGCTTGCGGATGTGGCGGAAGCGCACCGACTCGGGCGACGAGCCGAAGTAGAACGCGCCTCGGTAGAAGATGCCGTCGAACGGCCCACTGATCGGGCGGCCGTCGGCCGTCACCGTCGCCACCACGAGCAGGCGCATCCCCTGCAACCGCTCGCACACCTGCTCGGCCGACAGGCGCCGTTCGGGGGTGACGATCTCCCGCAGGTGCTTCCCGGCCCGCTCGTAGCTGTCGTCGAGCAACGCCTGCAGGGCGGCCATGTCGTCGGGGGTCTCGTGCATGGCGCCGACCGTAGTTACCCCTCGAAGGCCGGGGGTTATGGTTCAACCCATGCTGGGTCGCATCGTGATCGACGGAATTCGCCCGAGCACGCCCCGCCGGTACCCGGCCAAGGCGATCCTCGGTGAGGCCGTGCGGGTATCGGCCGACGTCTTCCGTGACGGCCACGACATCCTCGCCGCCCGGGTGCACTGGGGGCCCACGGGCAACGGCAAGCACGCCACCGTGCCGATGCACCCGCAAGGCAACGACCGGTGGGACGTGGTGATCGAGCCGACGACACTGGGCCCCCACGAGTTCTGCGTCGAGGCGTGGACCGACCAGTACGCCACCTGGCGCCACAAGGCCACCACCAAGATGGGCGCGGGCCAGGAGATCGCCGTCGAGCTCGCAGAGGGTGCGCTGCTGGCAGAGCGCCGCTTGGCCCAGGCCAAGAGCGACGAGCGCAAGCTGCTGCAAGGCGTGGCCAAGGCGCTGCGCAACGAGAAGCTGTCGTTGCAGGAACGGCTCGCACCGGCCCTGCAGCACGAGGTGGCCGAGCTGCTGTCGGGCCCCGACCTGGCGACCGACCTCACCCGCAGCGAGCAGTGGCCGTTGTGGGTCGACCGGGAGCGGGCGCTGGTGGGCGCCTGGTACTCGCTGTTCCCCCGCTCCTACGGCGGCTTGCGGGGCACGGCCGAGCACCTGCCGTACGTGGCCGCCATGGGCTTCGACGTGCTGTACCTGGTGCCCGTCCACCCCGTCGGCACCACGTTCCGCAAGGGGCCGAACAACACACTGACATCGACAGCCGACGACGTGGGCAGCCCGTGGGCCACAGGCAGCGAGCACGGCGGCCACACCGCCATCGAGCCCTCGCTGGGCGACTTCGACGACTTCGCCTACCTGGTGGAGCGGGCCCGCGGCGCGGGCATGGAGGTCGCCCTCGACATCGCCCTCCAGTGTTCGCCCGACCACCCGTGGGTGACAGAGCACCCCGAGTGGTTCCACCACCGCCCCGACGGCTCGATCGCCTACGCCGAGAACCCGCCGAAGAAGTACCAGGACATCTACCCCATCAACTTCTGGCCCGCGGCCGAGGCCGACCGGGTGGCGTTGTGGGAGGCGTGCAAGGAGATCTTCGACTTCTGGATCGCCCGCGGCGTGCGCATCTTCCGCATCGACAACCCCCACAC
It includes:
- a CDS encoding pyridoxamine 5'-phosphate oxidase family protein; protein product: MHETPDDMAALQALLDDSYERAGKHLREIVTPERRLSAEQVCERLQGMRLLVVATVTADGRPISGPFDGIFYRGAFYFGSSPESVRFRHIRKRPWVSATHLPGEELSVSVHGKAAIVEPLAPENKGFLDAVLGIYVPRYGEEWAKILDDGALYARIDAERMLTFNGEGLEVPV
- a CDS encoding maltotransferase domain-containing protein; this encodes MLGRIVIDGIRPSTPRRYPAKAILGEAVRVSADVFRDGHDILAARVHWGPTGNGKHATVPMHPQGNDRWDVVIEPTTLGPHEFCVEAWTDQYATWRHKATTKMGAGQEIAVELAEGALLAERRLAQAKSDERKLLQGVAKALRNEKLSLQERLAPALQHEVAELLSGPDLATDLTRSEQWPLWVDRERALVGAWYSLFPRSYGGLRGTAEHLPYVAAMGFDVLYLVPVHPVGTTFRKGPNNTLTSTADDVGSPWATGSEHGGHTAIEPSLGDFDDFAYLVERARGAGMEVALDIALQCSPDHPWVTEHPEWFHHRPDGSIAYAENPPKKYQDIYPINFWPAAEADRVALWEACKEIFDFWIARGVRIFRIDNPHTKPMAFWEWVIPAVQETHADIVFLSEAFTRPKVMAKLAEVGFSQSYTYFTWRTGKQELAAYLLEVSSGPKADYMRPNFWPNTPDILAGPLRNGPPSAFRLRLVLASTMVPSYGIYSGYELYENDPASVANEEYLFSEKYQLKHRDWDTTDSLVPLITRLNEIRRRHPALAQLGNVAVHPTHSPDLLVWSKHTDDRSDVVLVIVNLDPHAAHDDTLSLDLELLGLPWDEPYEAHDELSGATYTWQGPHPYVRLDPANGPAHVFSLRAAAPAAVGAASPAP